AGTGTAGGAAACTTACCAAAAGTACATAACATGGATATTCAGTATGCACAGTCCATGGTATTTACACCTTGCGACTTTGCTTTCCCTGCTAATGGAATTAAAGCAGAGGCTACGCCAAATACCGAGATGATTGTACTAGCTGACGTGGATATTGATATGCTACGTGAGCTTAACCAGTTTGGTGCCGTAAGAAACTTGAAAGACAGAAGAAAAGATATATACGAGCTAAAGAAAGTGTAAATACTTCTTTAGCTTTTTGAAAGATTTAGTCCGCTTAGTTTATACTGAGTGGACTATTTTTTTACATTTGATTCAACAAATTTTCAGAACTATTGGAAGATATACGCAAGATTTTTGAAGAAAACACAAAGCTCTCGGATGAAGACTGGGCTTACTTTTCGTCAAAACTAAAGCATATAGAAGTGCCTAAAAAAACAGCTATTTTAAAAGCTGGCAAAGTGGAAAACCACCTCTCTTTTGTTCAAAATGGTATTATTCGGTATTACATTCCTAATTTGGAGTCTGACCTCACTTTTGCCTTTGTCTTTGAAAACTCATTTAGTTGTGCCTACGACTCTTTTCTGTGTCAATCTCCTTCTAATTACACGGTAGAAACAATTTCAGAGTCCACACTTTGGCAAGTTACTTATCAAGACTTAGAAGACATTTATACAAATACGGCTGTTGGAAACACCATAGGTAGAAAAGCCAGTGAAGCCTTATTTCTAAAGAAAGCCAAAAGAGAACTATCGCTCTTAAACGAAACTGCCGAAGAAAGATACCTCAACCTTTTTACAGAAAGACCAGAGTTAATCCGTCAAATACCGCTTCAGTATATAGCATCCTACATTGGCATTACACCCCAAGCTTTAAGCCGCATCAGAAAAAGGATTTCTTAACTTGGGTTCATTGTCTTGTGTTTTGCAAAGCATGACCTTTGTGAAAAAATCAAACAATATGAAGCCACTCTTAATCCTTATAGGTTCTTTTCTCATTAGTCTACTCGTATTAAAACTAGTTACTAAGCAAATCGACTTTCAATTAGCAGGTAAAATAAGCATGGCCATCATGTTGTTTTTTACTGCTTTGGGGCATTTCATGTTTACAAAAGGCATGGCAGCTATGATTCCGGCCTTTCTTCCTATGAAAACAGAATTGGTTTACGCCACTGGTATATTGGAAATTCTATTTGCGATAGGTTTAGTTTATCCCAAATACAGCTATCTAACAGGCATTCTTCTTATCCTGTTTTTCATTCTTATTTTACCCTCCAATATTAAAGCGGCAGTAGATGGTCTAAATTATCAAACTGGCGAACTCGACGGACATGGCCTTTCCTATCTTTGGTTTAGAGTACCGCTGCAGTTGCTCTTTATCATTTGGGTTTACTTTTCAGCAGTAAAATTCAACGTTTAGCCTTTCGCAAATTCCTTTTAAATTATGGTAAGCAATTCACCAATTATCAATATCTTTAAAATTAATACCCTATTGAAAACTTTAAAAACTAACCATGATTGCTACCCTTTTAAGCAAAGTCTTTTTACCATTATCGCTCGCCATAATTATGCTTGGCATGGGCATGACCCTTATTCCAGCAGATTTCGGACGAATAGTTAAATACCCCAAAGCTGTTCTTATTGGCCTTACTAATCAACTCATCTTTTTACCTATTATTGGTTTTTTACTAGCCATTGCATTTGACCTAGACCCTACCATGGCGGTAGGTATTATGATTTTAGCCTCAGCTCCAGGTGGGCCAACTAGTAATCTCATTAGTCAGGTGTGTAAGGGGAACATTGCCCTTTCTGTGACTTTAACCGCCATTGCAAGCTTTGCAAGTATTCTGACCATTCCTTTTATTCTTTCCAATGCCCTTGAATATTTTGGTTCGGGAACTGGCCAAACCATCAAGCTACCTATAATGGACACCATACTTCAAATAATGGTGATAACAGTTATCCCGATTTCTATAGGCATGACCATTAGAAAATACAAAGAGGCTTTTGCTGCCAGAATGGAAAAACCAATGCGTACGGCATCCACCGTTATTTTCATAGTGATATTCATAGCTGTGATAGCTGCTAATTTCAGTCTTTTGGGCGAAGCCTTAAAAAGAGTAGGTATAGTCACTTTACTTCTTAACCTAGCCACTATGGGCTTTGGTTTTATAACAGCCAGAATATTCAAACTTGATTTTAAGAGTGCTATTTCTATTACGGTAGAAAGTGGAATACAAAATGGTACACTGGCTTTTGTGATAGCTACCACTATCCTTAATAATGTAGAATTTGGAATTCCTACTGGAGCTTATTCCATCTGGATGTTTATCACTGGAGGTATTCTCATGTGGAAGCTTGGGAAGCGAGAAATTGTCAAATAATCATCTACAAAAAGAAAAACCACTATGCTTTTTTAGCATAGTGGTTTTAACACAATTAATTTAGGTCAACTTATAACAAAGTCACAGGAAATTCAGCAAAGCTATCTGCCCAGCCAATTTTGATATGAACAGCTCCAGAA
This sequence is a window from Arcticibacterium luteifluviistationis. Protein-coding genes within it:
- a CDS encoding Crp/Fnr family transcriptional regulator, whose amino-acid sequence is MEDIRKIFEENTKLSDEDWAYFSSKLKHIEVPKKTAILKAGKVENHLSFVQNGIIRYYIPNLESDLTFAFVFENSFSCAYDSFLCQSPSNYTVETISESTLWQVTYQDLEDIYTNTAVGNTIGRKASEALFLKKAKRELSLLNETAEERYLNLFTERPELIRQIPLQYIASYIGITPQALSRIRKRIS
- a CDS encoding DoxX family protein; the encoded protein is MKPLLILIGSFLISLLVLKLVTKQIDFQLAGKISMAIMLFFTALGHFMFTKGMAAMIPAFLPMKTELVYATGILEILFAIGLVYPKYSYLTGILLILFFILILPSNIKAAVDGLNYQTGELDGHGLSYLWFRVPLQLLFIIWVYFSAVKFNV
- a CDS encoding bile acid:sodium symporter family protein, with the protein product MIATLLSKVFLPLSLAIIMLGMGMTLIPADFGRIVKYPKAVLIGLTNQLIFLPIIGFLLAIAFDLDPTMAVGIMILASAPGGPTSNLISQVCKGNIALSVTLTAIASFASILTIPFILSNALEYFGSGTGQTIKLPIMDTILQIMVITVIPISIGMTIRKYKEAFAARMEKPMRTASTVIFIVIFIAVIAANFSLLGEALKRVGIVTLLLNLATMGFGFITARIFKLDFKSAISITVESGIQNGTLAFVIATTILNNVEFGIPTGAYSIWMFITGGILMWKLGKREIVK